A window of Candidatus Pantoea floridensis contains these coding sequences:
- a CDS encoding MIP/aquaporin family protein, which produces MSQTTNTLTGQCIAEFIGTGLIIFFGAGCVAALKLAGAAFGQWEICIIWGLAVSMAVYLSAGVSGGHLNPAVTIALCLFANFEGRKVVPYILAQVAGAFCAAALVYGLYYNLFVDFETSHQMVRGSVESLDLAGIFSTYPNPHISVGQAFLVEMVITAVLMGVIMALTDDGNGVPRGPLAPLLIGLLVAIIGGAMGPLTGFALNPARDFGPKLFAFFAGWGNVAFTGGKDIPYFLVPIFGPLIGACLGAFGYRSLIGRHLPVNVAEASTAEKPVARAQQRKA; this is translated from the coding sequence ATGAGTCAAACAACTAACACACTAACAGGTCAGTGCATCGCCGAATTTATTGGCACCGGTTTGATCATCTTTTTTGGTGCAGGCTGCGTTGCCGCACTGAAATTGGCCGGTGCTGCGTTCGGTCAGTGGGAAATTTGTATTATCTGGGGCTTAGCAGTATCCATGGCGGTCTATCTGAGCGCCGGTGTCTCAGGCGGGCATCTTAACCCAGCCGTCACCATCGCGCTGTGCCTGTTCGCAAACTTTGAAGGTCGTAAAGTTGTCCCGTACATCCTGGCGCAGGTTGCCGGCGCCTTCTGCGCTGCCGCGTTGGTTTACGGTCTTTACTACAATTTGTTCGTGGATTTTGAAACCAGCCACCAGATGGTACGCGGTAGCGTCGAAAGCCTCGATTTGGCCGGTATCTTCTCTACCTATCCGAACCCGCACATCAGTGTTGGTCAGGCGTTCCTGGTGGAGATGGTGATTACTGCAGTACTGATGGGCGTGATTATGGCGCTCACCGATGACGGCAACGGTGTTCCACGTGGTCCGCTGGCCCCACTGTTGATTGGTCTGCTGGTGGCCATTATCGGTGGTGCCATGGGTCCACTGACCGGCTTCGCACTGAATCCAGCGCGTGACTTCGGTCCGAAACTGTTCGCCTTCTTCGCCGGCTGGGGCAACGTCGCATTCACCGGTGGCAAAGATATTCCTTACTTCCTGGTTCCGATTTTTGGCCCGCTGATCGGTGCCTGCCTCGGAGCCTTCGGTTATCGCTCACTGATTGGTCGTCACCTGCCAGTTAACGTTGCGGAAGCCAGCACAGCAGAAAAACCGGTTGCACGCGCTCAGCAGCGTAAAGCCTAA
- the fpr gene encoding ferredoxin--NADP(+) reductase: MAEWINAEVKEVKNWTDALFSLRVEAPIDTFTAGQFAKLALEIDGERVQRAYSYVNAPQDPLLEFYLVTVPEGKLSPRLQALQPGEQVMITKEAAGFFVLDEIPDCQTLWMLATGTAIGPYLSILQQGEDLERFENIVLVHAARFADDLSFLPLMQQLLQRYQGKLHIQTVVSREEIAGSLHGRVPQLIESGELERAVGLPLTAETSHVMLCGNPQMVRDTQQLLKDTREMRKHFKRKPGHMTSEHYW, from the coding sequence ATGGCAGAGTGGATCAATGCTGAAGTGAAAGAAGTAAAAAACTGGACCGATGCACTGTTCAGTCTGCGCGTCGAAGCGCCCATTGATACCTTTACCGCAGGTCAGTTTGCCAAGCTGGCACTGGAAATTGACGGCGAGCGTGTGCAGCGCGCCTACTCTTACGTCAACGCACCGCAGGATCCGCTGCTGGAGTTTTATCTGGTCACCGTGCCGGAAGGCAAACTGAGTCCACGTTTGCAGGCATTGCAGCCCGGCGAACAGGTGATGATTACCAAAGAAGCCGCCGGGTTCTTTGTGCTCGACGAAATTCCTGACTGCCAAACGCTGTGGATGCTGGCGACCGGCACGGCGATCGGTCCCTATTTATCGATTCTGCAACAGGGCGAAGATCTGGAACGCTTTGAGAACATTGTGCTGGTACACGCCGCGCGCTTCGCCGATGACCTGAGCTTTCTGCCCTTAATGCAGCAGCTGCTGCAGCGTTATCAGGGAAAACTGCATATCCAAACGGTGGTGAGCCGCGAAGAGATCGCCGGTTCGCTGCACGGTCGTGTACCGCAACTGATTGAGAGCGGCGAACTGGAGCGTGCGGTCGGCCTGCCGCTCACCGCAGAAACCAGCCATGTGATGCTGTGCGGAAATCCGCAAATGGTGCGCGATACCCAACAGTTGCTGAAAGATACCCGTGAGATGCGTAAGCATTTCAAACGCAAACCCGGCCATATGACCAGCGAGCATTACTGGTGA
- the glpK gene encoding glycerol kinase GlpK, with translation MMTTDKKYIVALDQGTTSSRAVVLDHDANIVAVSQREFTQIYPKAGWVEHDPMDIWASQSSTLVEVLAHADINSDQIAAIGITNQRETAIVWDKESGKPVYNAIVWQDPRTADYCNKLKKEGLEEYIQHTTGLVINPYFSGTKVKWILDNVEGARERAKRGELLFGTVDTWLIWKMTQGRVHVTDHTNASRTMMYNIHKLEWDERMLEILDIPREMLPEVKGSSEVYGQTNIGGKGGTRIPIAGIAGDQQAALYGQLCVQPGMAKNTYGTGCFMLMNTGTEAVTSTHGLLTTIACGPRGEVNYALEGAVFIGGASIQWLRDEMKLISDSTDSEYFALKVKDTNGVYMVPAFTGLGAPYWDPYARGAIFGLTRGANANHIIRATLESIAYQTRDVLEAMQNDAGTRLQSLRVDGGAVANNFLMQFQSDILGTRVERPEVREVTALGAAYLAGLAVGFWGDLEEVRAKAVIEREFRPSIETTERNVRYAGWKKAVARAKAWEDEE, from the coding sequence ATAATGACTACTGATAAAAAATATATCGTTGCACTCGATCAGGGCACAACCAGCTCACGCGCCGTGGTGCTCGATCATGATGCCAACATCGTTGCGGTTTCCCAGCGCGAATTTACTCAGATCTACCCGAAGGCGGGTTGGGTTGAACATGATCCAATGGATATCTGGGCGTCACAAAGTTCAACGCTGGTGGAAGTGCTGGCCCATGCGGACATTAACTCTGACCAGATCGCGGCAATCGGTATCACCAACCAGCGTGAAACCGCCATCGTGTGGGATAAAGAGAGCGGCAAACCTGTCTACAACGCCATCGTTTGGCAGGATCCACGCACCGCCGATTACTGTAACAAGCTGAAGAAAGAGGGCCTGGAAGAGTACATCCAGCACACCACCGGTTTGGTGATCAACCCTTACTTCTCTGGCACCAAAGTGAAGTGGATTCTCGATAACGTTGAAGGCGCACGTGAGCGTGCTAAACGCGGCGAGCTACTGTTTGGCACCGTTGATACCTGGCTTATCTGGAAAATGACGCAAGGGCGCGTGCACGTTACCGATCACACCAACGCCTCGCGTACCATGATGTACAACATCCACAAGCTGGAGTGGGATGAGCGCATGCTGGAGATCCTCGATATCCCGCGTGAAATGCTGCCAGAAGTGAAAGGTTCTTCAGAAGTGTACGGCCAGACCAACATTGGTGGTAAGGGCGGTACGCGTATTCCTATCGCCGGTATCGCCGGTGACCAGCAGGCGGCGCTGTATGGCCAGCTGTGTGTACAACCGGGTATGGCGAAAAATACCTACGGCACCGGTTGCTTCATGTTGATGAACACCGGTACTGAAGCGGTAACGTCAACACACGGTCTGCTGACCACCATCGCCTGCGGTCCGCGTGGTGAAGTGAACTATGCGCTGGAAGGTGCGGTGTTTATTGGTGGTGCGTCAATTCAGTGGCTGCGTGATGAAATGAAGCTGATCAGCGATTCGACGGACTCTGAATACTTTGCGCTGAAAGTGAAGGACACCAACGGTGTTTACATGGTGCCCGCCTTCACCGGTTTGGGTGCGCCTTATTGGGACCCGTATGCACGCGGTGCAATCTTCGGTCTGACGCGCGGTGCCAACGCCAACCACATCATTCGCGCCACGCTGGAATCGATTGCTTACCAGACGCGTGACGTGCTGGAAGCAATGCAAAACGATGCCGGCACCCGCCTGCAATCGTTGCGCGTGGATGGCGGTGCGGTTGCCAACAACTTCCTGATGCAGTTCCAGTCAGACATTCTCGGCACGCGCGTTGAGCGTCCGGAAGTGCGTGAAGTGACTGCGCTGGGTGCGGCTTATCTTGCTGGCCTGGCGGTCGGCTTCTGGGGCGATCTGGAAGAAGTGCGTGCTAAAGCGGTGATTGAACGCGAGTTCCGTCCAAGCATCGAAACCACCGAACGTAACGTGCGTTACGCCGGTTGGAAGAAAGCCGTTGCCCGTGCGAAAGCATGGGAAGACGAAGAGTAA
- the glpX gene encoding class II fructose-bisphosphatase, giving the protein MKRELAIEFSRVTEAAALAGYHWLGRGDKNAADGAAVHAMRIMLNTIDIDGQIVIGEGEIDEAPMLYIGEKVGTGHGDAVDIAVDPIEGTRMTAMGQANALAVLAVGDKGSFLHAPDMYMEKLIVGPGARGAIDLHLPLDINLKNIALALGKPLSQLTVSILAKPRHDAVIAQLQQLGVRVFTFPDGDVAASILTCMPDSEVDVMYGIGGAPEGVVSAAVIRAMDGDMQARLLARHVVKGDSEENRRLGENELQRCAEMGIEADQVLKLDQMARNDNVLFAATGITTGDLLKGITRNGNIATSETLLVRGKSRTIRRIQSIHYLDRKDAALHQFIL; this is encoded by the coding sequence ATGAAACGAGAACTCGCGATTGAATTTTCCCGCGTGACCGAAGCCGCCGCTCTGGCGGGCTATCACTGGTTAGGACGCGGCGATAAAAATGCGGCCGACGGCGCAGCCGTTCATGCCATGCGCATTATGCTCAACACTATTGATATCGACGGCCAGATTGTGATTGGCGAGGGCGAAATCGACGAAGCGCCGATGCTGTATATCGGTGAGAAAGTCGGTACCGGTCACGGCGACGCGGTGGATATCGCCGTTGATCCCATTGAAGGCACGCGCATGACGGCAATGGGCCAGGCCAACGCGCTGGCGGTGCTGGCGGTGGGCGATAAAGGCAGCTTCCTGCACGCACCTGATATGTACATGGAGAAGCTGATTGTCGGACCAGGCGCACGCGGCGCCATCGACCTCCATCTGCCGCTCGATATCAATCTGAAAAATATCGCGCTGGCGCTCGGCAAACCACTTAGCCAATTAACCGTTTCGATTCTGGCTAAACCGCGCCACGATGCGGTGATTGCTCAGCTGCAGCAGCTCGGCGTGCGCGTGTTCACCTTCCCGGATGGGGATGTTGCAGCCTCGATCCTCACCTGTATGCCGGATAGCGAAGTGGATGTGATGTACGGCATCGGCGGCGCGCCAGAAGGCGTGGTATCAGCGGCGGTCATTCGTGCAATGGATGGCGATATGCAGGCGCGCCTGCTGGCGCGGCATGTGGTAAAAGGCGACAGCGAAGAGAATCGCCGCCTGGGTGAAAATGAACTACAACGCTGCGCCGAAATGGGCATTGAAGCGGATCAGGTGCTGAAGCTGGATCAGATGGCGCGTAACGATAACGTGCTCTTCGCCGCCACCGGCATCACCACCGGCGATTTGCTGAAAGGCATCACGCGTAACGGCAACATCGCCACCAGCGAAACCCTGCTGGTACGCGGCAAATCGCGCACCATTCGCCGCATCCAGTCAATCCACTATCTGGACCGCAAAGACGCGGCGCTGCATCAATTTATCCTGTAA
- the tpiA gene encoding triose-phosphate isomerase has translation MRHPLVMGNWKLNGSKQITKELIEGLRKELSGVDGCGVAIAPPAIYLDLAKHAISGSHIALGAQNVDVNLSGAFTGETSADMLKDVGAKYIIIGHSERRTYHKESDEFIAKKFAVVKEAGLVPVLCIGETDAENEAGKTEEVCARQIDAVLETQGAAAFEGAVIAYEPVWAIGTGKSATPAQAQAVHKFIRDHIAKKDAAIAQQVIIQYGGSVNDKNAAELFTQPDIDGALVGGASLKADAFAVIVKAAAAAKNA, from the coding sequence ATGCGACATCCACTGGTTATGGGTAACTGGAAACTGAACGGTAGCAAGCAGATCACTAAAGAGCTGATTGAAGGCCTGCGCAAAGAGCTGTCTGGTGTTGATGGTTGTGGCGTAGCGATTGCCCCGCCGGCTATCTATCTGGACCTGGCGAAACACGCCATTTCCGGTAGCCACATCGCTCTGGGTGCTCAGAACGTCGACGTGAATCTGTCTGGCGCATTCACTGGCGAAACGTCTGCAGACATGCTGAAAGACGTCGGCGCGAAATACATCATCATCGGCCACTCTGAGCGCCGCACCTACCATAAAGAAAGCGACGAGTTCATCGCGAAGAAATTTGCCGTGGTGAAAGAAGCTGGCCTGGTGCCGGTTCTGTGCATCGGTGAAACCGACGCAGAAAACGAAGCAGGCAAAACTGAAGAAGTGTGCGCACGTCAGATCGATGCCGTGCTGGAAACGCAGGGCGCAGCAGCGTTCGAAGGCGCAGTCATCGCTTACGAGCCAGTTTGGGCCATCGGTACCGGTAAATCCGCTACCCCAGCGCAGGCTCAGGCCGTGCACAAATTCATTCGTGACCACATCGCGAAGAAAGATGCCGCTATCGCACAGCAAGTGATCATTCAGTACGGCGGCTCAGTGAACGACAAAAATGCCGCTGAGCTGTTCACCCAGCCCGATATCGATGGCGCGCTGGTTGGCGGTGCATCCCTGAAAGCGGATGCTTTCGCCGTGATCGTGAAAGCCGCAGCAGCAGCGAAAAACGCATAA
- the emrD gene encoding multidrug efflux MFS transporter EmrD, with protein sequence MLISKTQNRFLLFMLIVLVAVGQMAQTIYVPAMANMAETLNVHSGAIQQVMAAYLMTYGGSQLIYGPLSDSVGRRPVILIGMTIFASGALIAMFAPSLDILVLGSAVQGLGTGVAGVMARTMPRDLYSGIALRQANSLLNMGILVSPLLAPVIGALLTHLFGWHACFAFLLLLCLGVTASMARWLPETRPVDTPATPFLKRYATLLSDGNFVRYLLLLIGALAGIAVFEASCGVLMGGVLGLDGLTVSVLFILPIPAAFFGAWFAGREQKSWHTLMWYGVNSCLLAGLLMWVPAWFGVMNIWTLLVPAALFFFGAGMLFPLATSGAMEPYAWLAGSAGALIGGLQNLGSGVVAWLSALLPQHDQSSLGMLMFVTSLVMLLCWWPLSRHPESGKQAITG encoded by the coding sequence ATGTTGATAAGTAAAACGCAAAATCGCTTTCTATTATTCATGCTGATCGTGCTGGTGGCGGTGGGGCAGATGGCGCAAACCATCTATGTTCCGGCGATGGCCAATATGGCTGAGACGCTCAATGTGCACAGCGGCGCCATTCAGCAGGTGATGGCCGCCTATCTGATGACCTACGGCGGATCGCAGCTGATCTATGGTCCACTTTCGGACAGCGTTGGCCGACGTCCGGTGATCCTTATCGGCATGACGATCTTTGCTAGCGGTGCGTTGATCGCCATGTTCGCGCCCTCGCTGGATATTCTGGTGCTGGGCAGCGCAGTGCAAGGTTTAGGTACCGGCGTGGCAGGCGTGATGGCGCGTACCATGCCGCGTGACCTTTACTCTGGCATCGCACTGCGCCAGGCGAACAGCTTACTCAATATGGGCATTCTGGTTAGCCCGCTGCTGGCACCGGTGATTGGCGCGCTGCTGACGCATCTGTTTGGCTGGCACGCCTGTTTCGCCTTCCTGCTGCTGCTGTGCCTCGGCGTTACCGCGTCGATGGCGCGCTGGCTGCCGGAAACCCGTCCAGTGGATACGCCTGCGACGCCGTTCCTGAAGCGTTATGCCACGTTGCTCAGCGACGGCAATTTCGTGCGTTATCTGCTGCTGCTGATTGGCGCGCTGGCGGGCATCGCGGTATTCGAAGCCAGCTGCGGCGTGCTGATGGGCGGCGTATTGGGGCTGGATGGTTTGACCGTCAGCGTCCTGTTTATCCTGCCGATTCCGGCGGCATTCTTTGGGGCGTGGTTTGCCGGACGCGAGCAGAAATCCTGGCACACGCTGATGTGGTACGGCGTGAACAGCTGCCTGCTGGCGGGTTTATTGATGTGGGTTCCCGCCTGGTTTGGCGTGATGAATATCTGGACGCTGCTGGTGCCGGCTGCGCTGTTCTTCTTTGGCGCGGGCATGCTGTTCCCATTGGCAACGTCGGGGGCGATGGAGCCGTACGCGTGGCTGGCGGGCAGTGCCGGTGCATTGATTGGTGGCTTGCAGAACCTCGGTTCTGGCGTGGTTGCGTGGCTGTCAGCTCTGCTGCCGCAGCACGATCAATCCAGTCTCGGCATGCTGATGTTTGTGACATCGCTGGTGATGCTGCTGTGCTGGTGGCCGCTCTCGCGTCATCCGGAGAGCGGCAAGCAGGCGATTACAGGATAA
- a CDS encoding YiiQ family protein, giving the protein MNNLPVALLLGLALTFPAWAEDAPALDRSDHLPAAPYLLAGAPTFDMTVAQFREKYNAANPNEPLQEYRAIDNRGDKSNLTRAASKISETLYASTALEQGTGKIKTLQITWLPVPGPDMKAAQARAMDYMTALLRFFIPGLSAEDGRKKLDSLLSAGKGARYFSRTEGALRFVVADNGDKGLTFAVEPIKLALATP; this is encoded by the coding sequence ATGAACAACCTGCCAGTCGCGCTGCTGCTTGGCCTCGCACTGACATTTCCCGCCTGGGCGGAGGATGCACCTGCATTGGATCGTAGCGATCATCTGCCTGCTGCGCCCTATCTGCTGGCGGGTGCGCCGACGTTCGATATGACCGTTGCGCAGTTTCGTGAAAAGTACAATGCCGCCAATCCCAATGAACCGCTGCAGGAATATCGCGCCATTGATAATCGCGGCGATAAAAGCAATCTGACGCGTGCTGCCAGCAAAATCAGCGAAACGCTGTACGCGTCTACGGCTTTGGAACAAGGCACCGGCAAGATCAAAACCTTGCAAATCACCTGGCTGCCCGTTCCTGGCCCCGATATGAAAGCCGCGCAGGCGCGCGCCATGGATTATATGACCGCCCTACTGCGCTTCTTCATCCCTGGCTTGTCGGCCGAGGATGGGCGCAAAAAGCTCGATTCTCTGCTGAGTGCGGGTAAAGGTGCACGTTATTTTTCCCGCACCGAAGGCGCACTGCGTTTCGTGGTCGCGGACAACGGCGACAAGGGTTTAACCTTTGCCGTTGAGCCGATAAAACTGGCGCTCGCGACCCCCTGA